From a region of the Globicephala melas chromosome 19, mGloMel1.2, whole genome shotgun sequence genome:
- the LOC115862364 gene encoding small integral membrane protein 30-like: MILVSTQLFPVLFSLLLVLPVVEAVEARDAIALVLSITGIYACLGVYARRRNGQM; encoded by the coding sequence ATGATCTTAGTTTCAACACAATTGTTCCCAGTcctcttttcattgcttttggtGTTGCCTGTTGTTGAAGCAGTAGAAGCCAGAGATGCAATCGCTCTCGTTCTCAGTATTACAGGCATTTATGCTTGTTTGGGGGTATATGCACGAAGGAGAAATGGACAGATGTGA